From Rhodococcus sp. B7740:
TGGCCCTGATCCTGCTGATCACCCTGATCGGACCGTGGATCGTCCCGTTCGATCCCACCAAGGTGGTCGGCTCGCCGTCCCAGTCTCCGGACACGGAGTTCTGGTTGGGAACCGACTCCAACGGACTCGATGTCTTCTCGCGCACCATTGCCGGTGCCCGCATCGATGTCACCATCGCGCTCGCGGTCACGATCGCCGCAACCGTGGCAGGCATCCTGATCGGGTTGACCATCGGAATGAGCGAGTCGGGACGCGGTCTCGGCGGATTCCTGGCCCGTGGGGCAGCACGTTTTCTGGATCTGCTCGAGGCCGTTCCCACGGTGATCGTCGCGCTGGTCGTCGTCTCGTTCTTCGGAACGTCCTCGATCACGATGATCTTCACACTGTCGATCATCCTTGCGCCGATTCAGGCGCGTTTGGTCCGCACCGAGGTACTGCGGGTGCGCGGCGACGCGTATCTCGACGCGGCCCGTCAGGCCGGACTGTCCGAGACCCAGTTGGTGTTCCGGCACGTACTGCCCAACTCCTCGGTGCCCGCATTGCAGAACGCGTCGGTGGTGTTCGGCATGACGATCATTCTCACCGCCGCGCTCGGCTTCCTCGGCGTCGGCCTGCCGCCGCCCACCCCCGAATGGGGCTCGATGATCACGCGCGGCGCAGGCGATGCCGCTATCGGGAAGCTGTGGTCGGCCGGCGCACCTGCCTTCGCGTTGTGCCTGACGGTGGCATCGGTTGCCGTCGTCGGCCGCAAGCTCACCGAGGGCACCCGCCGCTCGCACTGATATCGGCCCTCTTTCGTACGGCCCTCTTTCGTATCGGACAGTGCAGTCCGCGAATACCACTCTCGTGCATGGTCTCCCACGATCGAAGCCTCAGGGCTCGATCGGCGATGACACCTGCACTCGTGCACCGAACAAGGAGAACAACCTGTCATGAAAGCTTCTCATCGATTTCCCGTCGGACTCAGATGGGCGGTGCCGTTGCTCGTCGGTGCCCTTGCACTGACTGCGTGCTCGGACGGCGGAGGCGAGACCTCGGCGTCGAGCTCGGGGGAGATCATCGTGGTGACCCCCGACCAGGCGTCGAACGTGGTTCGGGACTACGGCTACACCGCCGGCACCGACAACCAGGACGTCACCAACAACATGCACGCCCAGCTGATCCGTAAGCCGTACGTGGAGGAGGAAGGCTCCGACGCGCTGGTGCAGGACTTCTACGATTTCGAGCCCTATCTCGCCGAGGGCTACGAGGTGAGCCCCGATCAACTCGTCTACACCTTCTCGCTGCGACAGGGTGTGATGAGTGACCACGGCAACGAACTCGATGCCGACGACGTCCTGTGGT
This genomic window contains:
- a CDS encoding ABC transporter permease — its product is MVALVPKKAVSDARTGPRRPRRSMSIGTVALFVPLALILLITLIGPWIVPFDPTKVVGSPSQSPDTEFWLGTDSNGLDVFSRTIAGARIDVTIALAVTIAATVAGILIGLTIGMSESGRGLGGFLARGAARFLDLLEAVPTVIVALVVVSFFGTSSITMIFTLSIILAPIQARLVRTEVLRVRGDAYLDAARQAGLSETQLVFRHVLPNSSVPALQNASVVFGMTIILTAALGFLGVGLPPPTPEWGSMITRGAGDAAIGKLWSAGAPAFALCLTVASVAVVGRKLTEGTRRSH